The genomic interval GATGGATTTCGCCGCTTAATAGAATATAGTTTAGCGAGGAAACTGGAATTAGAATAGGAGGATATATTCAtaggagaggaagaggtggaagcgGCGGCTGGAGCGGAAGTCGAGGACATCTAGCCCTCAAGGCCTTGTTGGGGCCTTTCCTTATTTTGCAACTATCTGGCTTTTTTAATAACTGTTTCCTATTTGTTACCGATATTGTTTTTCACCCAGCCTTAGGGCACGGTTTTCCTATGTAAATAGCATCAGCAGGACCGGCACACTCTTTTTAGGGTAGAACGGAGTAggaataataataataaataaaccAGCAAGAATCTCCACGCTTTCTTTATTTTCACCAGGTGGAAAATCAAGGATGTCAACATCTGTCACAGCGGTTGCATCGTGACCGTCGTTGATCCACTGATGGAGCTTAGCACGTGCAGAGCACGGCCAATGCGACTAAAAAGGTTTTGCATCTCGCTGCCGCCAGACCTGTTTGTAGCTCTTTGAGCTACGTCTTGACAATAGAGCCTGCCCGTAACAGATGGAATAGAGCCCAGACTGTAGTTTAGCTGAATACTACTGTCATCAACCTGTCCACCTGTCCTACCCGTGACAGCTAGCACGAAAATAAAGAAGGTTACCCACTAATTCTTTGCTCTACAGTGCCTATAAAGTTCTGTAGCCCCAGTGCCCCAGCAGTGAGCTACAGATATCAAGTGACAACTTCCGCTGCACTAAGTGTACTATAAATACGACCGCTTACAGGGCCCGTAGGCTGGTATGTAGCTCATATCCTTTTAACAGAACTGTAGTAGCATAAGCAGTATGTTGGTTTATATCACGATTCAACTAGGCCTTTACCTTGATTTGCAAATTCGGTATTCGAACTTCAGCTGGTTAATTTGGACATTTCGAAATCAAACACATTTTTTCCAAGCTGAAATTGACAGGGGAGTAGGGTGGAAGAGGCAGCGCTGCTCCTAACTACACACCCCACCCCAGTCCAAAAGCGGCAATACATTTCCCTTGACCGGGAAGAACAAGGATGAAACAACTTCATTTTTGTCCCCTTTCACGGCGGCttctgttggtggtggatgtgtaGCATGTTGCTGCACCATTATGGCTGGAACTTCAGGCGCAATATCGTCTCTGGCAGCGCCAGTGCTGCAGACGTCCACTGCCACGGTCGTCGTTGTGGTGGAGATTACATGGACTACAGAAACCTACATGTCCCTATCAGCATCTACGGCTTGCCCAACCTGGTCCAGCACAAGTCTAAGATGGGACATGGAATATCAGCAGGTATCTCAGAAGTAGGCAAAAACACTGGAAGTCAACTATCCATCTCTGCTTTGATACTCGTGTGTCTATCTCCCTAACCATCTCACCTCACCCGCTTTCCGTTTTCTTGCAAGTACATGCCTGTCTCATCTCCCTTTCCGCCTTAGTCGTTGTAGCAGCCACCGTTAACGTTCCCACCGGGATAAGGGTAGGTGTGGGGGAAGACATTGGTGGCGTGGTTGCAGTTTCCATAGCCGAGCCAAATGCTGTATCTTCCGTCCTGGTAAATGTGCCCAGATCTTCCAGCCCTGTAGCCTCGGCAGCAGTTGAGAATGATATGGTTCACCTGTCTCCCGGCAGTGGAGCAAGGGATGGAAACATCCGAGCTGTTCTCCTGCAAAGAGGGTTAGCACAATGTTACATGGGACGGTGAAGGAGGACTTACACTGCAGATGTaactggcggtggtggattggcATGTCATGCGGCGGCAGCGCTTGGACGGGGCACCGCAGTTCTGGCCTAGCTTCTTGAGATCATTGGCAGCAGTGATGGACCGATCGAGGTCGCCGGTAGCCATTGTTCCGCAGGTGAGCACCTCGGCACGCTTCTCCAGGGCCTCGAGGGCATCCTCGGGAGCGATCTCGGCAGCGTTGTACTCGGGGTTGATGGCGAGAATTTGGGCGAGAATTTCCTGTAGGGCAACCGCTGGTCAGTCAAGGGATTCGGGAAGTGTTGTTGTCAAGGCAAGATGTATACCGTAGCCGTGCCGTGAAGCTCGGTGACCTCTGTATCGGTCTTGAAGATACGACCGGTCCATGTCATTCCATCGTCCAAGTCAAGATCGGGAGCACGAGGACTAGCGACAGCAGCGAGCACGCATGGGATGGCGGCAagggcgaagaggatgctCTTGGGGAGAACCATGGTTGCTGTTtgggctggtgttgttgaggatggagcTGTGGAGTCTGAGGAGTGACGACTGAAGAGTGAAGTGAGAAGAGAGTGTCGAAACAGTTGAGGACGTGCCTTCTTATTGAACGAACGACAACCTGATTCCCCACTGACCTCGGCTTCTCAAAGTCTCAGCTCATCATGGTTCATGGCTGCTTCAAAATCCTTGTCAAAAGGCCGACTTGTCTCACCGATCCTTGATGTTGACTGGAGACCTTGATGACCGGAAACCACTCTTCTTCACGGAACATTGATGATCGGAAGGAATTAGCCGGTAAGCTGGATGGATCACACTGTGTGTCTTGTGGAGCTGGCCAGCCCACGTATGGATGAAAGCGAATGATATCTTCTTGGTGGATCGGAAACGAGCCTTTGTTGATATACGCAAATGCAACATGTAAGATCTCGAGTTGTCATGATATCCACCTTCTACTGCATCCATTCATGCCGTCGGACTTTGACAGCAAAGCTGCGTCTAGATGATAGTGCGGATTGGTTGCACTCTTCCCGCACTACCTTGGCGGTGGAGCAATTGTAGCGGGTTATGGCTGCCTATAACTGGACTCTGTGCTAGTTATTCTCCTGCCCTATCGCTGACACCGAGACCAACcctgcaaaaaaaaagatcgtCGAGGGCCATTAAAGTGGAAAAGATGATTGGCTGTCCCGTCGCATCCTCATTGCAGGTTCCAGTTCTAGTTTCGAAACCGGCTAGACATCATGGACCACGAAGATCCATCACCGAGACGAAATGCGAACTGCAGGATTCATATGGCTTTTAGCAGGCGAGAGAGTCGCATAGAACTACCAAAGGGCTCAGGACGAGTAATGcaccttgcccttgatgcATCTAGATCGTTCATCGACACGAGTTGTATGGCTACTAATTATAAGCATGGCGGAGTTGTGGAAGCTTTCTGTCCGCGCCAAGCTGTGTGATGATCAAGTTGCTCTCTTTGAGACCAGCAGTCAGGTTTCTCCTCAACCTTTAGCCTTGGGGCCCCAGCTTGGCCCCAGACTCATAGATAttggtttcttttctttttgcttgtaGCTTTTTCCTATACACTACGAATAGTACCATCCTCTTCTACACAAAGGGCGTCCGACAGAAGCTCAGATATTTCCATTGAAATTACTAAAAAGGCTCGAATAATATCTAGGGTGGTCAATAACACGAGATCTTCGTGGCTTTTCTTGTTAGATGAGGCGGCAAGTTAAGCCAGGCCCATGATAATTTTACGCAACCGAGTCCAGCCTCCTATCGGTTTGTGCTGTGGTATTGCAATCTGTGGGCCATCTACGGGCCACGGCTTCCCCAGGCAAGCCATCAACTCATGCAGGCCTTCGTCGCTCATGAGAATATTCCcctgccatcaccatccaaTTGCATACTTAGTCTCGGGATTGAAGGGCAAATAGTTCATTAATTTATACTGATAtttaccaccaccgcatccGCTATTGCGTGTCCTTGATTTCCAGTATCTATGTTATCCACCAGAATGTGGGGCTAGATTGGATGTTTATGAGGAAAACAAAGTCAGCTCGTTCTTCAAAATCAAGGACACAGGAAGTAGTGGATAAAATCCGATATCGATAGGTTCTGAACTGAACTCAGTAGTGGAACAAGGCCGGTTAATATATACATAGCGCCTGACTGGATGAGTCTGAGAAATGACTTCCAGTGGTGAGTCCTGAGGGCAAATCGAACCTGGTGTGAACCAGCCAAGCCAAACAGGACCAAACAGGCAGCCCTTTGGCTTATTCTAGatacttctcctcctgcctgtTTAGTGATGAATGAGACAGAACAGAACCTTTGTGTTGATTAGGCCAGGGCGGTTAACAAGTTAAACTTGACTTGACTTGCAAGTTCAACCGCCAGGGCAAGTTAATCGGCCCGATTTTTACGCAAGCTGAATTAAATCCGGCCTAGACTTAACCTTGAGGATTTGCCAAGGCCCATAATGTATTTTTTTATAGAAACACTAGTGGTCGATGACTGAGTtcatggtggtgaggttatTGTTAGGTGTGAGGTTGGCCTCTGAGTTTAGCTCGGCAGAACCCAGACCGGAACCTCTGGAAAGAAAAGGCGCTAGAACCCACTACTGTAGGGAGTTTAACGCCAAAGAGCTATAGATAGTTGAGAAAATTGAAATCCGATTTGCCCTTACCTACTTTGCTAAGAATCGGGCCGGAGAACTACCGGAAGCTTGCAAGTCGGCAAGTCAAGTCAAAGCGGTAAGGACCTTGAGTCAAATCAAGGACCTGGGCGGCAAGTCAAGTTCAATCGAGGACCGACTTGACCTGACTTGACTAGTTGACCACCTTGGATCAAGTATAGTGACTTACAGCTCGAACTTTCCCGTAACCCAACCTATTCTCCTCTGGAAGAACCTTCGACTCGTTGGTTTACGTGGGTCTTCCCGGATAATATATTCCACTGAGTTCCTGCTCTCCTGCCCTTTTTCTCCGATTGAATTTCCTCTACAGCTTTTTTCATGGCCTGGATGGACGTCTCCGGGCCACCTGCAATAATAATTGCGTCGAGGGCGGCTTCAGTGCTGCGTTGAACCTTGTTTGCAGAGTTTATAGCCCTCAATAAACGCCTGGTCTGACCGGCCGGTTGCGGGTGGTCTGTCTCGAATAGTTCACCTCACAACATCTAGTTTCGCCGTCCTTGCTCGAGATCTCATGCCTCTTCCGCGCTGAATGGGAGGACGTTGTATATCGCGCCATTGACCTCAACCACTTCCACACCGGTAGGATCGTCCTACCTCTAGCCTTCCGTGCTGTATTTTGGCTGGTGAGTGGGCAGGTTATTCGAGAAGTCCGAGGAatggagggtgatgatggcgggggCACTGAGTCATGGGCGGGGTCAAAATCAGCGGAAGAACGGTATAA from Podospora pseudoanserina strain CBS 124.78 chromosome 6, whole genome shotgun sequence carries:
- a CDS encoding hypothetical protein (EggNog:ENOG503PXDM); the protein is MVLPKSILFALAAIPCVLAAVASPRAPDLDLDDGMTWTGRIFKTDTEVTELHGTATEILAQILAINPEYNAAEIAPEDALEALEKRAEVLTCGTMATGDLDRSITAANDLKKLGQNCGAPSKRCRRMTCQSTTASYICSENSSDVSIPCSTAGRQVNHIILNCCRGYRAGRSGHIYQDGRYSIWLGYGNCNHATNVFPHTYPYPGGNVNGGCYND